The Kribbella amoyensis genomic sequence ACGACCTGCGTCCGGAGAACGGCTACGGCCGGCGGTACTTGGTGATGACGACGCCGGTCGTGGTCGGGATCGCCTCGGTCAGCTCGAGCTTCTGGTGGGTGTCGCCGAACAGCCGCAGCCCGGTGCCGAGGACGAGCGGGTGGATCAGCAGGATGTATTCGTCGATCAGTTCCGGGATCGACCGGATCAGCGCGCCGCTGCCGAGGATCACCAGGTCCTGCTCGGCCTTGAGGCTCTTGATGTCGTCGATACCGATGACGTGGGTGTTGACCCACTCGGGATCACGCAGCGTCGACGACACGACGTACTTGTGCTGCTGGTCGAGCGCCTCGGTGTACGGGTTCGGGGGCTGCTTCGGCCAGAAGTCGGCGAGCGCCTGGTACGTTTCCCGGCCGACCAGCAGCCCGGCTTCGTGGCCGGCCCGCTCGCCGAGGACCCGGCCCATCGCGTCCGCGCTGTACGGCGCCGCCCACC encodes the following:
- a CDS encoding dihydrofolate reductase family protein, whose protein sequence is MITVICNLSLDGVMQAPGRADEDLRGDFAYGGWAAPYSADAMGRVLGERAGHEAGLLVGRETYQALADFWPKQPPNPYTEALDQQHKYVVSSTLRDPEWVNTHVIGIDDIKSLKAEQDLVILGSGALIRSIPELIDEYILLIHPLVLGTGLRLFGDTHQKLELTEAIPTTTGVVITKYRRP